In Citrobacter sp. RHB25-C09, the following proteins share a genomic window:
- a CDS encoding MFS transporter, with protein MASSTNAAKRWWYIMPIVFITYSLAYLDRANFSFASAAGINEDLGITKGISSLLGALFFLGYFFFQIPGAVYAERRSVRKLIFICLILWGGCASLTGMVSNIPALAAIRFILGVVEAAVMPAMLIYISNWFTKSERSRANTFLILGNPVTVLWMSVVSGYLIQALGWREMFIIEGVPAILWAFLWWALVRDKPAQVGWLSDAEKSALQTQLEQEQQGIKAVRNYGDAFRSRNVILLCMQYFTWSIGVYGFVLWLPSIIRDGGANLGMVEVGWLSSVPYLAATVAMIVASWASDKLQNRKLFVWPLLLIAACAFIGSWAVGANNFWASYILLVIAGAAMYAPYGPFFAIIPEMLPRNVAGGAMALINSMGALGSFLGSWFVGYLNGATGSPSASYIFMGVALFASVGLTLIVKPANNQQLPVGARHA; from the coding sequence ATGGCAAGCTCAACAAATGCAGCAAAACGCTGGTGGTACATCATGCCAATCGTGTTTATCACGTACAGCCTGGCGTATCTTGACCGCGCAAACTTCAGCTTCGCTTCCGCTGCGGGGATAAATGAAGATCTCGGTATCACCAAAGGGATCTCCTCCCTGCTGGGCGCTCTGTTCTTCCTGGGCTATTTCTTCTTTCAGATCCCCGGCGCGGTTTATGCCGAACGCCGTAGCGTACGCAAACTGATTTTTATCTGCCTGATTTTGTGGGGCGGGTGCGCCTCGCTGACCGGGATGGTGAGTAATATTCCTGCTCTGGCCGCCATTCGCTTCATCCTGGGCGTGGTAGAAGCGGCCGTTATGCCAGCGATGCTGATTTACATCAGTAACTGGTTTACGAAATCGGAGCGCTCACGTGCTAATACCTTCCTGATCCTCGGTAATCCGGTGACGGTGCTGTGGATGTCGGTCGTTTCCGGCTACCTGATTCAGGCACTCGGCTGGCGTGAAATGTTTATCATCGAAGGGGTTCCCGCCATCCTGTGGGCATTCTTATGGTGGGCGCTGGTGAGAGATAAACCGGCGCAGGTCGGCTGGCTTTCTGACGCAGAAAAATCTGCGCTGCAAACGCAACTGGAGCAAGAACAGCAGGGCATTAAAGCCGTTCGCAACTATGGTGACGCCTTCCGCTCGCGTAACGTGATCCTGCTGTGCATGCAATATTTCACCTGGAGCATTGGCGTTTACGGCTTCGTGCTGTGGCTGCCTTCTATCATTCGCGACGGCGGAGCGAACCTCGGCATGGTCGAAGTAGGCTGGCTCTCCTCCGTGCCGTATCTGGCTGCTACGGTCGCGATGATCGTCGCGTCCTGGGCTTCCGATAAATTACAGAACCGTAAGCTATTCGTCTGGCCATTGCTGCTGATCGCTGCATGTGCTTTTATCGGTTCCTGGGCGGTTGGCGCGAACAACTTCTGGGCCTCGTATATCCTGTTGGTGATTGCCGGTGCAGCAATGTACGCGCCGTATGGCCCGTTCTTCGCGATCATCCCGGAAATGCTGCCGCGCAACGTCGCGGGCGGTGCGATGGCATTAATCAACAGTATGGGCGCGCTGGGTTCGTTTCTCGGCTCGTGGTTCGTGGGTTATCTTAACGGTGCCACCGGCAGCCCATCCGCCTCGTATATCTTTATGGGTGTGGCGCTTTTCGCCTCAGTAGGGCTAACCTTGATCGTTAAGCCGGCGAATAATCAGCAGTTACCGGTTGGCGCACGCCACGCGTAA
- a CDS encoding sugar kinase, whose translation MKKALDVITIGEAMAMFVATQTGELADVEQFIKRVAGAELNVATGLARLGMNVGWVSRVGNDSFGRFVINSLKKEGIDTRGVTVDERFATGFQLKSKAGNGTDPIVEYFRKGSAASHLSIADYNETYFSSARHLHLSGVAAALSASSYELLAHTARTLKAQGKTISFDPNLRPVLWKSEAEMVEKLNRLAFQADWVLPGFKEGMILTGQQTLEGIADFYLRHGVKAVVLKTGADGAWYKTADGEKGCVAPVKVDNVVDTVGAGDGFAVGVISALLEGRSLHQAVTRGNKIGALAIQVQGDSEGLPTRDALGE comes from the coding sequence ATGAAAAAGGCCCTGGATGTGATCACGATAGGCGAAGCGATGGCGATGTTTGTCGCCACGCAGACCGGCGAACTGGCAGACGTTGAGCAGTTCATAAAGCGCGTTGCCGGCGCTGAGCTGAACGTCGCCACCGGGTTGGCGCGGTTGGGTATGAACGTGGGCTGGGTGAGCCGCGTAGGGAATGACAGCTTTGGGCGCTTTGTCATTAACTCGCTGAAAAAGGAGGGGATCGATACCCGGGGAGTCACTGTTGATGAGCGTTTCGCTACCGGCTTTCAGCTAAAATCTAAAGCCGGAAATGGAACCGATCCCATTGTGGAGTATTTCCGTAAAGGTTCTGCGGCCAGCCACCTTTCGATTGCCGATTACAACGAAACATACTTTTCCAGCGCCCGCCATCTGCACCTGAGCGGCGTTGCGGCAGCGCTCTCAGCCAGCTCCTATGAACTGCTGGCGCATACCGCGCGCACGCTGAAGGCTCAGGGCAAAACGATCTCCTTCGACCCGAACCTGCGCCCGGTACTGTGGAAGAGTGAAGCCGAAATGGTGGAGAAACTTAACCGCCTCGCGTTCCAGGCCGATTGGGTGCTACCAGGCTTTAAAGAAGGAATGATTTTAACCGGACAGCAGACGCTGGAAGGCATCGCGGATTTTTATCTGCGTCATGGCGTTAAGGCCGTGGTGCTGAAAACGGGGGCGGATGGTGCCTGGTACAAAACCGCTGACGGCGAGAAAGGCTGCGTTGCTCCGGTAAAAGTCGACAATGTCGTCGATACGGTTGGTGCGGGTGATGGCTTTGCCGTTGGCGTTATTAGCGCCCTGCTGGAAGGTCGCTCGCTGCATCAGGCCGTGACTCGCGGTAATAAAATTGGCGCGCTGGCCATTCAGGTTCAGGGCGACAGTGAAGGCTTACCCACGCGTGACGCGTTAGGTGAATAA
- a CDS encoding sugar phosphate isomerase/epimerase, translated as MQRKIMVVTAAYGYDTVRNAGGQTAMLPVIAGAGADGVEIRREMFTDAELSALPTLASAIEIFDLLACYSAPQPLFLENGTLNPQLPALLQEAQTLRALWLKVSLGHFIDATPFDTLRDWLESSGMALVVENDQTPCGRLEPMQRFNAACQQQALPISLTFDMGNWLWVGDSPEESARQLSSSVGYVHVKAATAHNDSYRAVPPDRADPRWLELLEHLPGDVPRGIEFPLEGADLTAVTRRYVELLRKE; from the coding sequence ATGCAGAGAAAAATTATGGTCGTCACCGCCGCGTATGGCTATGACACTGTCCGTAACGCAGGCGGACAAACGGCAATGCTGCCGGTGATTGCCGGCGCGGGTGCCGACGGCGTCGAAATCCGTCGCGAAATGTTTACCGACGCTGAACTCAGCGCGCTTCCCACCCTGGCCTCGGCCATTGAAATATTTGATCTGCTGGCCTGCTACTCCGCCCCGCAGCCGCTGTTTCTGGAAAATGGCACGCTCAACCCACAACTCCCAGCGCTTTTGCAGGAAGCACAAACGCTGCGCGCGCTGTGGCTGAAAGTTTCGCTGGGACATTTTATCGATGCTACACCGTTCGACACCCTACGCGACTGGCTGGAAAGTAGCGGCATGGCACTGGTGGTGGAAAACGACCAGACCCCCTGTGGACGTCTTGAGCCTATGCAACGCTTTAATGCAGCCTGTCAGCAACAAGCACTGCCGATATCCCTGACCTTTGATATGGGTAACTGGCTCTGGGTTGGCGATTCGCCGGAAGAGTCGGCCCGCCAGTTGTCTTCGTCAGTCGGCTATGTCCATGTGAAAGCCGCCACAGCGCATAACGACAGCTATCGCGCCGTTCCCCCGGACAGGGCAGACCCGCGCTGGCTGGAACTCCTCGAACACCTTCCCGGCGACGTACCGCGCGGTATTGAATTCCCGCTGGAAGGCGCGGACCTGACCGCTGTCACCCGCCGCTACGTCGAATTATTGCGTAAGGAGTAA
- a CDS encoding LacI family DNA-binding transcriptional regulator, which yields MAKSARPTISDVAKAAKTGKTSISRYLNGEKHLLSDALLARIEKAVAELDYRPSLMARSLKRGRTRLIGLIIADITNPYSVNVLSGIEAACREKGFTPLVCNTNNEVDQELHYLDLLRSYQVEGIVVNAVGMREEGLNRLQQSALPMVLIDRKIPDFACDVVGLDNTQAATTATEHLIEQGFEALLFLSEPLGMVNTRRERLAAFRATVARYPGVVEENAEVPLTENTQMDNTLRQFHQQHRGMRKAVISANGALTLQVARSLKRIGLNWGSDIGLLGFDELEWAELAGVGITTLKQPTWQIGYAAVEQVVSRIEGGNGAIHEQVFSGELIVRGSTAR from the coding sequence ATGGCAAAATCAGCGCGCCCTACCATCAGCGATGTCGCAAAAGCGGCCAAAACCGGCAAAACCAGTATTTCTCGCTATCTTAATGGTGAAAAACATCTGCTCTCTGACGCCCTGTTGGCGCGCATTGAAAAGGCCGTTGCCGAACTCGATTATCGTCCAAGCCTGATGGCACGCAGCCTGAAACGCGGCCGCACCCGTCTGATTGGTTTGATTATTGCCGACATTACCAACCCCTATTCCGTCAATGTATTAAGCGGTATCGAAGCCGCCTGTCGCGAAAAAGGGTTTACTCCGCTGGTCTGTAATACCAACAACGAAGTGGATCAGGAGTTGCACTATCTCGACCTGCTGCGCAGTTATCAGGTTGAAGGCATTGTGGTGAATGCGGTGGGGATGCGCGAAGAGGGGTTAAACCGCCTGCAACAGTCGGCGCTGCCGATGGTGCTAATTGACCGTAAAATCCCTGATTTTGCCTGTGACGTCGTCGGGCTGGACAATACACAGGCGGCCACCACGGCCACCGAACATTTAATTGAACAAGGCTTTGAGGCCTTGTTGTTTCTCAGCGAACCCCTGGGCATGGTCAACACCCGTCGCGAACGCCTGGCCGCCTTTCGTGCAACGGTGGCGCGCTATCCGGGCGTAGTGGAGGAAAATGCGGAAGTCCCGTTGACCGAAAATACGCAAATGGACAATACCCTGCGTCAGTTTCATCAGCAGCATCGGGGAATGCGTAAAGCGGTCATTTCCGCCAATGGTGCGCTCACGCTGCAGGTCGCCCGTTCGCTAAAACGCATTGGCCTCAACTGGGGCAGCGACATCGGCCTGCTGGGGTTCGATGAACTGGAATGGGCCGAGCTGGCGGGCGTTGGGATCACCACCCTGAAGCAGCCGACGTGGCAGATTGGCTATGCCGCGGTAGAGCAGGTCGTTAGCCGGATCGAAGGGGGCAATGGCGCCATTCATGAGCAGGTTTTCTCCGGCGAGCTAATCGTTCGCGGTTCTACCGCACGTTAA
- a CDS encoding OmpA family lipoprotein: protein MKKRVLVIAAIVSGALAVSGCTTNPYTGEREAGKSGIGAGVGSLVGAGIGALSSSKKDRGKGALIGAAAGAALGGGVGYYMDVQEAKLRDKMQGTGVSVTRSGDNIILNMPNNVTFDSSSSSLKPAGANTLTGVAMVLKEYPKTAVNVTGYTDSTGGQDLNMRLSQQRADSVASALIAQGVAANRIRTSGMGPANPIASNSTAEGKAQNRRVEITLSPLQ, encoded by the coding sequence ATGAAGAAACGTGTATTAGTGATTGCCGCTATCGTGAGCGGCGCCCTTGCGGTATCTGGCTGCACCACCAACCCATACACCGGAGAACGCGAAGCGGGTAAATCCGGCATCGGCGCGGGTGTAGGTTCACTGGTCGGCGCGGGTATCGGCGCACTCTCCTCCTCGAAGAAAGATCGCGGCAAAGGCGCGCTGATTGGTGCGGCAGCAGGCGCCGCACTCGGCGGCGGCGTGGGTTACTACATGGACGTTCAGGAAGCGAAACTGCGTGACAAAATGCAGGGGACCGGTGTGAGCGTGACCCGCAGCGGCGATAACATCATCCTGAATATGCCGAATAACGTCACCTTCGACAGCAGCAGCTCAAGCCTGAAACCGGCGGGCGCAAATACGCTGACCGGCGTGGCGATGGTATTGAAGGAGTACCCTAAAACTGCCGTCAATGTGACAGGTTACACCGACAGCACCGGCGGGCAGGATTTGAATATGCGTCTTTCACAGCAGCGTGCGGACAGCGTCGCCAGCGCGCTGATCGCTCAGGGCGTCGCCGCCAACCGTATCCGCACCAGCGGGATGGGCCCGGCTAACCCAATCGCCAGCAACAGTACCGCGGAAGGTAAAGCACAAAACCGTCGCGTTGAGATCACCCTAAGTCCACTCCAGTAA
- a CDS encoding molybdopterin guanine dinucleotide-containing S/N-oxide reductase, with protein sequence MLTTHYSVLTAAHWGPILVETDGKTVFSSRGALPASHPNSLQTVVRDQVHSNTRVRFPMVRKGFLASPDQPQGVRGQDEFVRVSWDEALTLIHSQHKRIRDTYGPSSIFAGSYGWRSNGVLHKAATLLQRYMSLAGGYTGHLGDYSTGAAQAIMPYVVGGSEVYQQQTSWPLVLEHSDVVVLWSANPLNTLKIAWNASDEQGIPYFDALRQSGKRLICIDPMRSESVDFFGDKMEWIAPHMGTDVALMLGIAHTLVENGWHDQAFLARCTTGYAIFEEYLLGVSDGIGKTAEWAAEICGLPAAKIRELAEVFHKNTTMIMAGWGMQRQQFGEQKHWMIVTLAAMLGQIGTPGGGFGLSYHFANGGNPTRRAAVLASMQGSVPGGTDAVDKIPVARIVEALENPGSPYQHNGMDRHFPDIRFVWWAGGANFTHHQDTNRLIRAWQKPELVVISECFWTAAAKHADIVLPATTSFERNDLTMTGDYSNQHLVPMKQVVPPQGEARNDFDVFAELSERWERGGRERFTEGKSELAWLETFYNIAGQRGASQQVTLPPFASFWDANALIEMPENPANAQFVRFADFRRDPQTHPLKTDSGKIEIFSQRIAGYGYADCPGHPMWLEPDEWHGNAQAGQLQVLSAHPAHRLHSQLNYSQLREQYAVADREPITIHPLDAQARGIRDGDVVRLWNARGQILAGATISEGIKPGVICIHEGAWPDLDLSAGGICKNGAVNVLTKDLSSSRLGNGCAGNTALAWLEKYSGPELTLTAFNPPPSS encoded by the coding sequence ATCTTGACGACGCATTATTCGGTTTTAACCGCCGCCCATTGGGGCCCCATTCTTGTTGAAACCGACGGTAAGACCGTGTTCTCTTCCCGTGGGGCGCTACCCGCTTCACACCCAAACTCGCTGCAAACGGTGGTTCGTGACCAGGTACACAGCAATACCCGGGTACGTTTTCCGATGGTGCGCAAAGGCTTTCTCGCTTCTCCGGACCAGCCGCAGGGCGTGCGCGGACAGGATGAATTTGTGCGGGTGAGTTGGGATGAGGCGCTGACGTTGATTCACTCGCAGCATAAACGCATTCGTGACACGTATGGCCCATCGTCGATTTTTGCCGGTTCATACGGCTGGCGTTCCAATGGCGTATTGCATAAAGCCGCGACGCTATTGCAGCGCTACATGTCGCTGGCAGGCGGCTATACCGGCCATTTGGGCGACTACTCTACCGGGGCGGCACAGGCCATCATGCCTTACGTGGTGGGCGGCAGCGAGGTCTACCAGCAGCAGACCAGTTGGCCGTTGGTGCTTGAACACAGCGATGTCGTCGTGCTGTGGAGCGCCAACCCGCTAAATACGCTAAAAATTGCCTGGAATGCTTCAGACGAGCAGGGCATTCCTTACTTTGACGCGCTACGCCAAAGTGGAAAGCGGCTGATCTGTATCGATCCGATGCGATCGGAGAGCGTCGATTTCTTCGGCGACAAGATGGAATGGATTGCGCCGCATATGGGCACCGACGTCGCGCTGATGCTGGGTATCGCCCATACGCTGGTGGAAAACGGCTGGCATGACCAGGCGTTCCTTGCGCGCTGCACCACGGGTTACGCTATTTTCGAAGAGTACCTGCTGGGCGTAAGTGATGGGATTGGTAAAACGGCGGAATGGGCGGCTGAGATATGCGGCCTTCCGGCGGCTAAGATCCGCGAACTGGCGGAGGTTTTTCACAAAAATACCACGATGATCATGGCCGGCTGGGGAATGCAGCGCCAGCAGTTTGGCGAGCAGAAGCACTGGATGATTGTCACCCTTGCCGCCATGCTGGGGCAAATTGGCACGCCCGGCGGTGGGTTTGGCCTTTCATATCATTTTGCCAACGGCGGCAACCCCACGCGTCGTGCTGCGGTACTTGCGTCCATGCAGGGCAGCGTGCCCGGCGGCACCGATGCCGTGGATAAAATCCCGGTGGCCCGCATTGTGGAAGCGCTGGAAAATCCGGGTTCTCCCTATCAGCACAACGGAATGGATCGCCACTTTCCGGATATCCGTTTCGTCTGGTGGGCTGGCGGGGCTAACTTTACTCACCATCAGGATACCAACCGCTTGATTCGCGCCTGGCAAAAGCCTGAACTGGTCGTGATTTCCGAATGCTTCTGGACCGCCGCTGCGAAGCATGCCGATATTGTGCTGCCTGCTACGACTTCCTTTGAGCGTAACGATCTCACCATGACCGGCGATTACAGCAACCAGCATCTGGTGCCGATGAAGCAGGTTGTGCCCCCGCAGGGCGAGGCGCGCAATGATTTTGACGTCTTTGCGGAACTCAGCGAGCGTTGGGAGCGCGGCGGTCGGGAGCGCTTCACCGAAGGTAAAAGTGAACTTGCGTGGCTGGAAACGTTTTACAACATTGCCGGGCAGCGCGGGGCCAGCCAGCAGGTGACGTTACCGCCATTTGCTTCGTTCTGGGACGCGAACGCGTTAATTGAGATGCCGGAAAACCCGGCCAACGCGCAGTTTGTCCGTTTTGCTGATTTCCGGCGTGACCCGCAGACGCATCCGTTGAAAACAGACAGTGGCAAAATCGAGATATTCTCGCAGCGAATTGCGGGATACGGCTACGCAGATTGTCCGGGTCACCCGATGTGGCTGGAGCCGGATGAGTGGCACGGCAATGCGCAAGCAGGGCAATTACAGGTTTTATCGGCTCACCCCGCGCATCGCCTGCATAGCCAACTCAACTATAGTCAGTTGCGTGAGCAGTACGCCGTGGCGGATCGCGAGCCGATCACGATCCATCCCCTGGATGCTCAGGCTCGGGGGATTCGTGACGGTGATGTGGTACGCCTGTGGAACGCGCGAGGGCAAATTCTGGCGGGGGCTACGATCAGTGAAGGCATCAAACCGGGCGTGATCTGCATTCATGAAGGCGCATGGCCGGACCTGGATCTCTCCGCAGGGGGCATCTGCAAAAACGGGGCGGTCAATGTCCTCACCAAAGACCTGTCCAGTTCTCGTTTGGGGAACGGATGCGCCGGTAATACGGCGCTGGCGTGGCTGGAAAAATACAGCGGACCCGAGCTGACGCTGACGGCGTTTAACCCGCCTCCCAGCTCATGA
- a CDS encoding N-acetyltransferase, whose amino-acid sequence MIREFHSSDITSIMALWLESTIYGHPFIRESYWRESEAVVRDVYLPAAKTWVWEEDGDVKGFVSVLEERFLGALFVAPNAFNRGVGKALVQCVQQRYNLLSLEVYQKNLTAVNFYHSQGFRIEDSAWQEDTQHPTWIMSWEAG is encoded by the coding sequence ATGATTCGCGAGTTCCATAGTTCCGACATCACCTCGATTATGGCGCTATGGCTGGAAAGTACGATCTATGGCCATCCTTTTATCCGCGAAAGCTACTGGCGCGAAAGCGAGGCGGTTGTACGCGATGTCTACCTGCCCGCAGCAAAAACGTGGGTCTGGGAAGAGGATGGTGACGTTAAGGGCTTTGTGAGCGTGCTTGAAGAGCGCTTTTTAGGTGCGCTGTTTGTCGCCCCGAATGCCTTTAACCGGGGGGTTGGCAAAGCGCTGGTGCAGTGCGTGCAGCAGCGCTATAACCTTCTTAGCCTCGAGGTGTATCAAAAAAACCTGACGGCGGTAAATTTTTACCATTCGCAGGGTTTTAGGATTGAAGACAGCGCATGGCAGGAGGATACCCAACATCCGACCTGGATCATGAGCTGGGAGGCGGGTTAA
- the tag gene encoding DNA-3-methyladenine glycosylase I encodes MERCGWVSQDPLYITYHDEEWGVPETDGKKLFEMICLEGQQAGLSWITVLKKRENYRANFHHFDPVRVAAMQEEDIERLLLDAGIIRHRGKIQAIIGNARAWLAMEQNGEPFADFVWSFVNHQPQVSYAATLSEIPTSTPASDALSKALKKRGFKFVGTTICYSFMQACGLVNDHITGCFCHPGEKHDSRVP; translated from the coding sequence ATGGAACGTTGCGGTTGGGTCAGTCAGGACCCGCTTTACATTACCTATCATGATGAAGAGTGGGGCGTTCCCGAAACGGACGGGAAAAAGCTGTTCGAAATGATCTGTCTGGAAGGTCAGCAGGCAGGCCTTTCCTGGATTACCGTATTAAAGAAACGCGAGAATTACCGCGCTAATTTCCATCATTTTGATCCCGTTCGCGTCGCGGCAATGCAGGAAGAGGATATTGAAAGATTACTGCTGGACGCCGGAATTATTCGCCATCGCGGGAAGATTCAGGCCATTATTGGCAACGCCCGCGCCTGGCTTGCCATGGAACAAAACGGCGAACCCTTTGCTGACTTCGTCTGGTCGTTTGTGAACCATCAGCCTCAGGTTAGCTATGCAGCCACGCTCAGTGAGATCCCGACATCAACCCCAGCGTCAGACGCCCTGTCGAAGGCGTTAAAAAAACGGGGCTTTAAATTCGTTGGCACCACAATTTGCTACTCCTTTATGCAGGCCTGCGGATTGGTAAATGATCATATCACTGGCTGTTTTTGTCATCCGGGAGAAAAACATGATTCGCGAGTTCCATAG
- a CDS encoding autotransporter domain-containing protein, with protein sequence MMIIKRSGRRGMTLLAIVAVCSLSINTVQAWQQEYIVDAAPGDTVERYTWDSDHQPSYDDILAERIRTAQNAPGLIVSFADATPNEANSGMSMGWNIPVPGGITTGPIAAVHYDGTTTSIYNEYGDSIANPSADPLWHASVSTFGWRVNSQFGEVRPWAQISYNQQFGDNIWKAQSGLSRMAATTQDSNWLDVTLGADMLLNPHVAAYAALSQAENTTNDTDYLYTMGVSARF encoded by the coding sequence ATGATGATAATAAAACGCAGTGGTCGCCGGGGAATGACTCTCCTGGCGATTGTGGCTGTTTGTTCGCTTTCCATCAACACCGTTCAGGCCTGGCAACAAGAATATATCGTTGATGCTGCACCTGGAGATACGGTTGAACGCTATACATGGGACAGCGATCACCAACCAAGCTATGACGACATTCTGGCTGAGCGTATCAGAACGGCACAAAATGCGCCGGGCTTAATCGTGAGTTTTGCTGACGCAACGCCGAACGAAGCGAACAGCGGGATGAGCATGGGCTGGAATATTCCTGTTCCTGGCGGTATTACCACCGGGCCGATTGCGGCTGTCCATTATGATGGTACAACCACCTCTATCTATAACGAGTATGGCGACAGCATCGCCAACCCCTCTGCCGATCCCTTATGGCATGCCAGCGTGAGTACGTTCGGCTGGCGCGTGAATTCGCAATTTGGCGAAGTGCGACCGTGGGCGCAAATCAGTTACAACCAGCAGTTTGGCGACAATATCTGGAAAGCACAGTCGGGACTGAGCCGTATGGCGGCGACAACGCAGGACAGTAACTGGCTTGACGTTACTCTTGGCGCGGATATGTTGCTCAACCCTCATGTCGCGGCTTATGCCGCACTCTCACAGGCTGAAAATACGACGAATGATACCGATTACCTTTATACGATGGGGGTGAGCGCCAGATTTTAA
- a CDS encoding MFS transporter, translated as MKTSSYQRTRWLTLIGTIITQFALGSVYTWSLFNGVLSEKLGEPVSQVAFSFGLLSLGLAISSSVAGKLQERFGVKRVTMASGILLGLGFFLTAHSNNLMMLWLSAGVLVGLADGAGYLLTLSNCVKWFPERKGLISAFAIGSYGLGSLGFKFIDSQLLATVGLENTFVIWGAIVLVMIVFGSLLMTDAPNQEVKTKNGVVENDYTLAQSMRKPQYWMLAVMFLTACMSGLYVIGVAKDIAQGLAHMDVASAANAVTVISIANLSGRLVLGILSDKISRIRVITLGQVVSLVGMAALLFAPLNAMTFFAAIACVAFNFGGTITVFPSLVSEFFGLNNLAKNYGVIYLGFGIGSICGSIIASLFGGFYVTFCVIFALLILSLALSTTIRQPKRAVLEMAHA; from the coding sequence ATGAAAACATCATCCTATCAGCGTACCCGTTGGTTAACCCTTATCGGCACCATCATTACTCAGTTTGCACTGGGTTCCGTCTATACCTGGAGCCTGTTTAATGGTGTGCTTTCTGAGAAGTTAGGTGAGCCTGTCAGCCAGGTCGCCTTCTCGTTCGGCCTGTTGAGTTTAGGTCTGGCGATCTCCTCGTCCGTGGCCGGTAAATTACAGGAACGGTTCGGCGTAAAGCGCGTGACGATGGCCTCCGGGATCCTGCTGGGGCTGGGGTTCTTCCTGACAGCGCACTCTAATAACCTGATGATGCTGTGGCTAAGCGCCGGGGTACTGGTCGGCCTGGCGGATGGCGCAGGCTACCTGTTAACGCTCTCCAACTGTGTGAAGTGGTTTCCGGAACGCAAAGGGCTGATTTCTGCATTCGCTATTGGTTCTTATGGCCTGGGCAGTCTGGGGTTCAAATTTATCGACAGTCAGCTACTGGCAACCGTGGGCCTGGAAAATACCTTCGTCATCTGGGGCGCGATTGTGTTGGTGATGATTGTCTTTGGCTCGCTGCTGATGACCGATGCGCCGAATCAGGAAGTGAAAACGAAAAATGGTGTCGTGGAAAATGACTACACGCTGGCGCAGTCCATGCGCAAACCTCAGTACTGGATGTTGGCGGTCATGTTCCTGACGGCCTGCATGAGCGGGCTGTATGTGATTGGCGTAGCGAAAGATATCGCGCAGGGACTGGCGCATATGGATGTTGCTTCAGCGGCAAACGCGGTGACGGTAATCTCCATCGCTAACCTGTCCGGCCGCCTGGTGCTGGGTATCCTGTCGGATAAAATTTCCCGTATCCGCGTTATCACTCTTGGTCAGGTGGTGTCGCTGGTGGGGATGGCCGCGCTGCTGTTCGCGCCGCTGAATGCGATGACCTTCTTTGCCGCCATTGCCTGCGTCGCCTTCAACTTCGGCGGTACGATTACTGTCTTTCCGTCGCTGGTCAGCGAGTTCTTTGGCCTGAACAACCTGGCGAAAAACTACGGTGTAATTTATCTTGGCTTTGGGATTGGCAGCATCTGCGGTTCGATTATCGCCTCGCTGTTTGGCGGTTTCTATGTCACCTTCTGCGTCATCTTCGCACTGCTGATTCTTTCTCTGGCGCTATCCACCACGATTCGTCAGCCGAAACGCGCGGTGCTGGAAATGGCACATGCCTGA